The Ahaetulla prasina isolate Xishuangbanna chromosome 7, ASM2864084v1, whole genome shotgun sequence genome segment TGCATCATTAAAGTGAATTAGCAGACATTGAgattaaataattatttcatataaacttttccagagggaaaaaaaaagatagccaaTGCCATTAATACAGTCGCAGTTCTTCTTTGATATAGAATAACACTTCATGTCACAGTGTCGAAGAGAGCCACATCAGAAGAAAAGTTTGTGCATGGATTTATAAATACTTGGTCAAGTATTGGTTACacatttctttccatttcagggtttggatttatttttggctcatgttttgtttcgtttttgcCTTAATTGAAAAGTAAAATGTAGAGTGAAAGATAACCCAAAAAGCTTTTGCACAGGGAACAAAATTCAGGATGGATATAGCTATATCAGAGTCCCACATGACTTAGAACAGAAGAGCAAAACCTTTCAAAGACTGGTTTTGAATAATTCTGAAATATAAAGAAGCGTGAGCAAATTATTGAAGACTCAGTGGGGCCAAAAGTGCTGGAAGTAGCCCAAGAAGACAATGGCTATATTTGTACAATGCATTTAGCCAAGATTTGGGATGAGAGTTCTTGAATAAGCCACGTGAGCTCAATATATGAACACAATGTCATAAATCCTGGTTTGTAAAGCACATTGGTGGGTTTACATAGCATGCTAAGccaaaactaaagaaaaaaatggaagtatGATTTAATATGCATGATTTAGCAAGTTAGGCTgaaaagcagaggtggtattcagctggtttgcaccggttcaggcgaaccggtagcgtggATCACTTGTGGGCGATCCATCCACCCTGGCTCCAAGTCGTGCTATTTAGACACCTTTTCGAGGCCGGGTGCATGAGTGGAAGGCACGCGAGCAAGCAAAGCGCGTGTACGGAAGACTAGGCTCATGCACGGAcagcacatgtgcacacaaagCGAGCGTGCACTCATGTGGCGAACCGATGGTAAAGGTAAATTAAATCCATCCCTACTGAAAACGAAGAGTCAAAGCTAGATTCACGCAAAATGTAACACTGTAATGTGAGTTGTCTGTTTTGGCTTAGCCTGTTGTATACCACCCCATCCCAGATTCTTCCCTTTCCGTCTATATACTTCATGGAGTTGTTGGAGCTTTAGGACTGAGACCTAAAGCCAAAGGTTATTATTTAAAAGCCAACTTTAGAAAGACAAAACAGTGattttggcttggcttggcttggctttagTTCAAAGTAACAGCAGACGTGCAAAGCTGTTGAGGAGAAAGGGGACATCAACTCTTTTTCTGACATCATTTTCTTAATCTAAACCATCCCCTTTAGCCTTGTAGGTGTTAACTTGTGACCTATGCAGGAACAACACTGACTTTAACACAAGAAAGGTGATTTAGCTTGAAGGCAAGTTAGAAGAGAAAAACTATTCTCTGTGAGTGTCAATAGAGCCATCTACTTTAAACCAAATGAGCagaagcaggcaggcaggaaatcttctgtggtggaattcaaatttttttactaccggttctgtgggcgtggcttggtgggtgtgccggggaaggatactgcaaaatctccattccctccccactcctgggggaaggatattgcaaaatctccattcccaccccactctggggccagccagaggtggcatttgccggttctccgaactactcaaaatttccactactggttctccgaactgcttaaaatttccgctaccacttcgccagaacctgtcagaacctgctggatttcacccctggaaatttTACTGACCAAGAGTTGAAAATTTCCCACATTTCTATTAAGACGTTGTGTTTACTAAACCAGTTGAAAGTTACAAAAGAGCATGCAGACTTTTGGATTTCCAAGCACTCTTTATCGTACTTAAGGAAGAATTCCTGGAAACTCCCAACTTTGCATACCGTTCTAGTTAAAGTGGTAAGGGAGTGTATGTTCTGTGGCCAGCAAAAGGGAAAGATCTCACCACAGTATTCCCTTTCAAGGCAGTGAAGGATTATGTAAAGGCAACACATAAATTCCAAATGGAGATCTTTGTCAGATGTCTAGGAAAGTGAATGCCAAAATGGTGGCTAGGCTCAGCCATAGAGTTGCATGAAATGGTGCTTTGAAAACTTATCAATCTGATCACTGTCATCTGGATCACTGCCAACAATTGTTTAATAAGTAAACACTGTAACTGCTGGGTGATTGAAGTTTTAATTGCCAAGCAATTAGCACTTGGTGATTTCAGTGTGTCTCCTGTGTTGATTTGCAGTGTTAGAAAGTTGTCACATGCCGGCAGGAACATAGGCAAAGATGAAAGGGGTGttggaagatatataggaaggagGGGAGCTCTGAAGACTGGGTCACAAATTATGTTACCCTGTTGCACTTACACATACACATGTTACCTTGGGCACtttggtttaaagcaggggtctccaactcctGGCACGTGAACCAGAACCAGTTCGTAGCCCATTGGGACCAGGCTGTACAAATGGAGGGTGAGTGCACAAAGCTCCATATGTGCCAGTTCGGTATTAAGTTGCACACATGAAACCATCGCCCCCTTCCCCCTGCTGCTGGTGCCACTGCTACCAGTCTGTGGAGCCACAAAGGTTGGGGGCCATtgctttaaagcagtggttctcaacctttatggtgctgcgaccccttaaatacaattccccatgatgtggcaacgcCAACCATAAAATgcgcctcagcagctgcagaagggggggaaaagcggcaaactgtttttttgaatttatcgcgcctgaagccatattggctagcgatctgaactgcttgcgattgccttgaggacggaggcattaaagcggagactcctcccctattaagtttattgcgcctgaagccagattaggctagcgattgggagtgattgcagctggcttgagagggagacatcagagcaaagatttctctctttgttaattcattgcgcctgaagccgaattcggctagcgatttgaagagcctgcagctggcttgtggagtcaatcattggagcgtgattcttcgactcgcaagtatccttcccatatttctggtggtcttaggcgacccctggcaaattgtcattcgacccccaaaggagtcgcgacccacaggttgagaaccgctgctttaaaggATGAGGACAGGAATAGCCAGCCAATACATTTCAATGGGAAATTCACTAAATTTCAACTTTTCAAATAGCTGGACTTTTTTTTAATGCCCAAGGCTATGAAATGTTGCACATTCCTGGGCTGGAAAAAGATTGAATTATGTTGTAGGGAGCTATGTGACCTGTCCACGCttgctttatctctctctctctctctctccctctctctctctctctctttctttctctctttctttctttcttatctatcattcattcattcattatttcaaaaaTGTGCATGGCCAACCAATTCACAGAAACTCCAGGTGGCTTACAGATATAAAATCCCAAATACAAATCCAATATTCATCCTCCTAATAGAAACAATCAGACAAACCACTTCAGGTGTTCTGTACCATCAGGGGTCCCCAGACCCATTGGTTAAtctaggggtagtcaacctttctaTACCTTCCgcacacttttgtatctctgttagtagtaaaattttctaatcgcccaccagttcggggggagatgcgcaagctattctgggacaagggtcTTTTTTTTGTGGTCgttactatagcgccatttagtttcacttacgtaacgtgaactaaacttatgtgcgggtgatataaatagtatattttcagaaatttaaattgtcacggggaattttatgaaaacctaatgaaatgtttttaaataatgctatgaattttttaaaaaaagtcaattaaattaaaaaaaaggaaagtgcttcagtatcggacaaaacccctaccagccaccatgaaagctggaatgcccactagtgggcggtagggaccaggttgactaccactgggttaaaccatgtctttaaccactgggttaaaccatgatttatttcTGTGaagatgatgttccacagggaagGAGCCagcacagagaaggtccttcttctTGATCTCATTAGACAGATCTCCTTAATGGAGGGGACCGGAAATATATCCTTCCTCCTCACTCTATTGGGTCAGGCagatataactgggaaaagacagTTCTTCAAAGAACTTGACCCCAAACCACTAGGCCTTTGAAAAGGTGACAACCAGTATCTTGAACTCACTCAGAATTGCCTCAAAccatatataaatgtaataaataaataaataaacccagaagcaaattggcaactaATTCAGGTCCCATAAGATTCAGGATACCAAGAAGAAACTAAAGAAATTAAACTTATTGGAAATACAAAGTCCTTTTTAGTTAAATTGAAAAATACAATGCTATCGGATTATTATCATATCTATTTGGGAACACTGTTCTTGACAACTTTTGCTCAGTTGAAGGATGTTCTATTTCAGACAGCCCATCAAAATTTGAGAAGGATAAAGATAGTTACAAAAACTGAATGGTTGGATGCTGAAATTTCTGCTGACCTTTTAATTTGTATCCATTGTCCACTCTGTCCCCTCTGAAAATTCTTTTCCTTCCCTGAAGGGCCATTGATCCTTTCTAAAATAACTAAGACTGAAGTGAGAAAGGAGTTTGGTAACATCAAGTTATCTAGTAAGAAGATACTGCTACAATAGATGAATTTCCACTGTAGGTCTTTCTCTAGGCCACAGTGAAGATTTAGACCAGTGAACATGCCATTATATAATGAACAATGTGTCAGATTGTAATTGGCTCATCAGAGGAAGGATCagccttatttttattatatattttacttgttGAAAGCAGTGAAAAGTTGTTATAACTTTGCACAGTTCAAAGAGAAttctaatgtattttaaatagagaTGCAAGCACAGCTGTTCATTAAGTTAGCCATGTCTCCCCCCACCCTACCCCCACCCCCGGTCTTTAGTGAGAATCCTTAAACCATCACATTTTAAATATAACTTACTTACAATGAAGCAAGAGTTCTTTTTGGAGGCTTACATGAAAGCCTGAATAAAAGATACATGTGCTTTAATGAATAGCAAAAAGTTTGCATACTCACatgagatccagtggtgggtttcaaaaattttactatcagttctgtgggtgtggcttggtgggcgtggcatggcttgatgggtgtggcttggtgggcatggtaggggaaggataatgtaaaatctccattcccaccccactccaggggaaggatactgcaaaatccccattccctcccgatcagctgggacctgggaggcagagaatagatgggggcggggccaaccagagttggtatttactggttctctgaactactcaaaatttctgctaccggttctccagaactggtcagaacctgctgaatcccactactgatgagATCCAATGCATTTCTTCCAATCATGTTTATGCATGCACACCCCTAAATCACTATGTCTGTAGTATAATCTGGTGAATCTACTGTAAAATGTACTGTAATTTGTGGGTTTTAAAACTGTATCAATTTAACGAATGGCTTCAGATCCATGACTATGTCCAATTACTCATGGAATATCCTGTTCTCTGAAGAACATCATCAGAACTTTCCACAGCCATACCAATCCATTGCTAGCAAAACCAGTATAATGTAAACTTTAGAAGTGGGGGAGTTGTGTTGCTCCAATTAAGTCTTTATCAAAAGCAAACTCCCCTATGAAGATCTATATTGCCCTACATTACCCTAGACATATCTAATATCACTTGAAGACATCAAAGAAATCAAGGCAGTTGTCCAAGGAATTATTTCCTTGTACTCAGTATATAGAACTAGACTGCATCCATGCTTCTACCATACTAGCCCACGATAGAAATTTGTCTAATCTCATTTGAAAGCCAACTAAACTGATAGAAAACTCCCCTCCTTGGAGCGATAGATTCTACAGTTTGCTTATATGctatatatagatatagttcCTCTAATCTGTTTTaagtcttcagttcagattcagtgGATTGCTCTTAGGTCTAAGTgataagggagaggagagggtgtCAGCCGATGCAAGAATGAAACTGCAGGAAactggaaaaataattttaagagaCAGGCAGGCTGTAGCTTGAGCTAAGGCTAAGCAGAACCTGTGTGCTAGCTTTTAaaacacaacaaaataaatacaggggCAAAAtagcctctcccccctcccctattttatgttttgaaaagCACAGAAGTTGTATCAGGcaaaatggggaaggaaggaaggaaggaaggaaggaaggaaggaaggaaggaaggaaggaaggaaggaaggaaggaaggaaggaaggaaggaaggaaggaaggaaggaaggtagttaGTTCACTAAACTGCatccgttatttatttatttatgtaggacatggactagcaatatatattaacatttcacctaggTTAATTAATTAACTGCATCCATTAACAGCTTCTTGCctattctctctcctttcttcctcagcTATGTTTTTCCCATCTGCTCTCCGTGTGAAGAGGTCCTCAGCAGTTCTTCTCaaccccgtgcttcagaagtctCAGAAAGATGTGGATCTTCTATTTGAGGTTTAGTATGAGCCAAAGTACAGTTTCGGGGAAGGGATTCTAGCAATGAGTCAAGATAGAAAATGAAACAACTTTATGGCAGCAAAAATAACATGAGGAAAATCACAGATGCTGCAACCTTGTGAAGTCATTGCGCAGCTTTCTGATGTTATTCTAAAATGGTTTCAGGGAtatgatgtttatttttattttatttatttgttttatttgtcaaacacgtataagataacagatataagtaaaaacatgattatgaatacaggaagagagtagaaataaaagaaaacattaggacagagactgTAGGCaaactggtgcacttatgcacgccccttacagacctcttaggaacaggCTGAGTgagcagtagacagtctaaggttaaagttttgggggtttggggatgaaaccacagagtcaggtagtgcattccaggcactgatcactctgttgctgaagtcgtattttctgcaattgagtttggagcggtttaccctaagtttgtatctattgtgtgctcgtgtattattgcggttgaaggtGACACATCTGAAGCAAAATCTTCACATCCCTCTTTATCCTGATTTCAGtgttgtatttaaaaaataaaaatcaataaattagATATCTGCTTTAGCCTTCAGTTATATTATCAAATATAAtggcttattaaaaaaaatcagtgagcCATATtctataataattattaaaaaatatcttCATTCTGCATTCCAGATATGGTAAGCAAAGCAAGAAAGTAACCCAATTTTATTTGTTAAGTataatttattctattttatttattaattgcatggTTTAGATCATACCTATAATGCACATGTAATATACAGAATAAACTATTCTTAATAGAATGCAATTTGAACAATACAGAAATGATTTTAACAAAATACCTTGATATATCTAAAAGGTGATCAGAGGTTCAGGAAAAACTGCTGGAATAGATGAACCTGAAAGTCACTTGGAACAGGAAGAGAAAGAGCCAGCTTTCCCAATATTTAATTCTGCTTCTGTAAGTTTTAAGGAGTCCCACATAGTTACCTAAGAAGTTGAGACCCTcccttttaaaaagtgaaattctCAGTCCGGAATATCAGTCAAAGACAATCAATTGTATACAGTAAATAGAACTGATTTAACAAGAAGCAGCATTCTAAATAGGTAGACTCCAACTCGATGGACATCTAATGGATGGTCTATGAAATATAATTTTCTATgtacatatattttcttcatgggaGAAAGCACTGCATCTGATGATTCTCCAAGGGTTTTCCCAAATGGTTCCACTGACTGCCAAGAGTCCATGGGACAAACCAAGGAGTTGCTGTTACTATTTGTAGTACTATCaattaaaatagtttttgttCAATTATTTTCATACAATAAATGTTTGAGTGttgatgaacaatctgaaacttcatgGAAAGGTCAATGAGTATAGAGTTGGGGATCCTTGCTCTGTGTTAATCCAGACATCATTTTGGCATCTCATGTATTGATTTATAAGAACTTAACCAGAACcagtttaaaactattttttccctGTGCTTTCATCCCAGTTTCTTCTAGGTGAACTGGAAATTGATGATGACCTAAAAATCTCTGTCAAAGATGAGGAACTCGCTTCAACCAGGAAGGCGATAACGTTTGACACCCTATGTAATGATGTTATCCCAAAAAGTATTACAGAAATACGCAGATTAAGCTCCAGGCTGTCAGGTTACCCCGGCATGTTAAAGAAAGAAGATTTTGAAAGGACGGTATTGACGATGGTCTACACAGCATACAGGACAGCTCGGTCCCAAGGACATCAGAAAGATATCTGGGCAGAATCCTTCATAAATCTTTACAAGCTTGTGATGCATGATTTGAAGTTGCTATCCAGCCAAGCTCCAACTTCTCAGAGAACATGATGCACCAGAAATAAACTCTGATTTTAAGAAGGATATATCTGCTTCTTCATTCTGATAAGTAGTAAAAGAAACAAACTGCAGGCTTGGAAATATTTCTTAATCTCTAGCTCCTCCTAGAGAGAATCTGTTGTAAAATCTTCTGTATTACATTACAGATTGAattaatatatacattaaaaaacgTTTTCCAAATTATCTAGCCTTTTCTTTTTAAGTGTAACCAATGGACGGCAAACCCTctcttgtttatatttttttattttatttccatcagTGTCTTTCCCATGCCTGTATAGATTAAAGCTGACGCAAACCTTACCCCACCCTTTCAATGCAATAGTTAATCTATGCTCCTTCTTGATGGATAAGGGGGACTCAGAAaacttgcattttattttctgGCCTCTTTTAAAAGCTGAGGGAAAAAATGCTGATCTCAATCCTTTTGGAAATTCCATCTTGCTattacccctccccccaaaaatacattctttctcccctcttctaTCAAGAAGCATTAGTTAAGAGTTGACGCAATGGATTAATTTAAGAGAAAGGATAtggctaatctctctctctctctctctctccctccccatctctttctctttcttcctccctccctctctctttgctttattcttcttcttctcttggaGCTGATATATTAGTAGCAGCAGCACAGTGGAAACAAAGCTTAAGTAAACATTAAAAAGGTGATTCTTCCAAAGTTTGCTGCCACATCATTGGGAAAAATTTACTGTATAATCATATTCTGATTAAGATATTATTATCTcaggtttgtttttaaaagaacgtcttttttcacatttcttcAAAAACAATAAAATGCTGGATGTTTTTTTCTCTGGGGAAGTTCAATATGCTGAAtacactgaagaaaaaaaatgtagtatATAATTGCAAAGTATATTACTGCTACTTCCAGATACAGACTAGACTGTTTTGGGGGAAgggttttggggtggggtggtggtctTTGCTGCATTAGAAGTTCTGATGTTGCTATTCTCCTTTTCTGGGAAAATAGTCCGAACTAGACAATTTCCAACTTCCTattgacttccccattgaatttccttGTGGCAATCCGGCAGGAAGCATCAAaaatctccccttcccttctggCCGGTAGTGGCTGCTGCTGGCTAAGGAAGGGAGTGAGGGTTTTGgagaccagctaaagaactgtcaTGGGACATTGAAAATGCAGCAACGGCAGCCAGTAGTACTAAGGTAACTATAAtcttcccaaatttcattcccttagGAGTCATGGGTTCTGGATTTTGGaggcattctgtaagttagtccATTTGAAATACCTCGGTTCAAAAATTGGTGCCTCTTTTGTCCAGTTAAAGATCTTGACAATGAAAATCTTAGCAGTATATAGATACATCAGTGATAAAAAGCCTTGATAAGAGCTTGCAGAAAGATTCTCCTCATTTAAAATCAAGTCAGTAAGGCCTTACTTCCAACTAAGTTACATAAAGGTTCGCAACCTCAATTAAACTGTGTTAGTGCTTGATTTAATTTTCTCTGCAATCTCAAATGAGAAATCAGAATGGGAATCATTCCAGACTGATAATCTGATCAATTCAACTATTTACGTTTAGTCTAATCTGTTCAGAAGATAAGAACATAATTACTTttacaatggaaaaaaaaacctgagttgTACTTCACCGTGATTAGAGATCAgatattattaaaagaaaaaaaatccatcttcaTAACTGGGACTTTTCTAAACAATTTTTAAGGCTCATCCTACCATTAGGCATGTGCTGAGGGTGGGAACGCCAATAAAGACAAAACAGTTTGTATCTTGTACTTTTTAGTAGCCTTTATCTCTGATGTGCCATATGTACATCATCCAGTTATTGATGTTGATTTAAGATTGAATTCTTAGTCATGTGGAAGCCAAACAATAAAATAACTTGGGACAGCCCTGGTTTTCCATAAATTGTGGAGAGtcagcttttattttctttttaaaaaaatcatttggaaGTCCTAGAgctaatatttataaatatttccaAAACAATGCATCAAGCTGAGCCAGGATCTTGGTATGGTGTCAAGCCTAGCATTGACGCTATGTGGGCTCTCAGACATCTGCAAAACAATGGTAGATCAAAGTCTCCACTGGCTGTGAAATGGCACTCTTCCCCCTCTGTGAATCTTGTGATTGAATAAGGCATGACTTGGGTCAGATTCCTGAGGAGTTTCCTGTGCGGCTCATACATTAGTCTGGAGTTTTTTCAGGTTCCATCAAAGAACCAACTAATGGCAGTTGATCTGTTTGgctgagaaggaaaaagaaaaaagaaacttaagATGTATTGCTACTGGACCAAAATCACTGTGAGATAGTTAAGGTAGAAACTTTCACTTGGATTGTTATGGTCCATCAAGACCAGCCTTACTCCTGGTAACTACAAAAATAAATCCCTGAAGTTTCTTGGTAACATTTTCAGAAGCAACTTGCCAGTCATTTCTTCCTAGACAGGAGAGCAAGTAACTAGCAAAAACTCATCCAGTTGGCATCCTTGTTAAAGGCAGGCAAAGAGTCATAGTCTTCTAGCTTTTAAGCAAGTGCCTTAGCCACTAAACCAAAATATCTTCCTTGGATCAAGTGGCTTTAAATTGGTTTTTCTCGGGATAGCCATTAacagaagaagggagaaggatgcggcagctcagtgactaagacaccaagcttgtcgatcaaaaggtcagcagttcagcagttcgaatccccggtgccacgtaatggagtgtggtctcgttacttgtcccagtactTGTTCTGTTActtgttctgccaacctagcagttcgaaagcacataaaaaatgcaagtaggaaaatagagaccactttggtgggaagataacagcgctccgtgtgcctttggtgtttagtcattcccagccacatgaccataaagaggtctttggacagcgctggctcctcggcttagaaacggagatgagcactactcCTAGAgctggaacaactagcacatcttTACCTTTATAGGAAGAGAAAAGTgatcataaggaacaaaaagaagaaggagactacATGACATAAATTTAGTATAACAGCCCTATTTTCATTAATGTTCTTTGTAAGAATATTGTTCCAATGCTGTGCGCAGTTATAAGAGTACCTCAACCACTAGTTACTGGCATTTACAAAGGCCCCTGTCACAAAACTATATATTCTGTTTGGATCTTGGCAAGCTACATGATGTTTTTTTAATGTAGAAATAAAATTATCTGTTCATGCATGCAAATTGTTTCAGGGATCTGTCTAATAATATGAAGTAAGAGAAAGTCTTAGTGGTAGAGTCATTAAGTAATGGCAGCTTTATAGAGAAGAGCCTCAGGATCCTCCAATTTATCTTAGAGGCAAAGATGAGGTGAAGATTCTTCAAAGTTTATGAGGCAGCCTCACTGAACAGAAATTGTCAGTGGTTGTCAATAGTCAGAATAAGGGAAGGTAGTGAGGGAGAAGGAGTTATCTAATTTTCTTTAAGGAGGTAAGAAA includes the following:
- the FAM180A gene encoding protein FAM180A; translation: MPWKMLFLFLLGYNAHGTVPPRWNRAMFFPSALRVKRSSAVLLNPVLQKSQKDVDLLFEFLLGELEIDDDLKISVKDEELASTRKAITFDTLCNDVIPKSITEIRRLSSRLSGYPGMLKKEDFERTVLTMVYTAYRTARSQGHQKDIWAESFINLYKLVMHDLKLLSSQAPTSQRT